The stretch of DNA CAGAttccttccttttctttccttgAACAATGAAGTTCACTTTCTCACCCTCTTCCATCACCAACCTTTCCTCTTCCTACACACTCATAGTCAACAATTCATTGATTGACCACTTAATCTTTAAGTTGAGCCGTTATATCCCTCATGTGCATGATGTGATCACGCACTCTTTTCACTCATGTGAGCTTCATGGTTGAGAACTTTATGATTAGAGTGTTGGCATTTGTTAGATGTAGAAAATTGCTCATCAATTTCCTTGATAAGATCATTGACCTTTTCATGATGCCTGATTAAACCCCGAATACTAGCAAATACTTTtgtctttatatttattacatatagACAGTTAGATCTCTCCCACTTTTTCATAAAGATCATCTGCATTTGGAGTGTTGGTTTCAATAATACCTGATTGCTCATCCTTCCTAATGGCATAATCACAAGTAGGGGCAGTTGAAATATGTTTGCCTCCATTTAGTCCAAATGAAGAAGAATTATCTCCTTTGCCTCCATTTAGTCCAAATGAAGAAGAATTATCTCCTTCCAAACCTTAATCACAAGTAGGGgcaaacatattttcttttattcttgAATAGCCTAACTGCTAAACTTATACATATGGATTGTGAGAAGTAGAGATCCCATATTATAACTCGCACCCGaacatatcaaatttatttttacctACTGTATGAGTTTTACTTAAAggaccaaaaaaaaattagaactaTAAATTCTTCGCTTGGTAACTTGATTCATTCAATAATAATACGATGGACAAAAGTTGTGATAGCATAAACAATTTTGAATTAGAAAGTgtgaaaaatagaaattttgacacaaatatttgaccaaaatatattgaatcacttttttttaatacaattcaAAGTTGCTATCAATTATTTTTGTACTTAACTTGtccaaaaaaagttattttgaaccTTATCAtagtaatttaatatatgttttaattcaaCTGACAAATGTCGATATAGTTAAATTGGACATAAGTTCAAACTCGAAAACTTCGCaattgtgtgagttaattatagtGTTCTcttctaagataaaaaaaaattaatagtaatataataatatccACCCGTTCAAAAACCTTATTCAATGTCAATAATACCTGTCTAATTAGTACCTCGATGACACCTTCAATGTAATCATGCTACgaaaattattttctatggGTGCGGAATTGCCTTTGTGACAAGTTGGTGCTCATGACAAGGAATCCATATTGTCTAAGTTTCAAATGAATGTTTACTTTTGATTAAAAGAAATGCTTACTAAATAGATAAGTGTAGTGTGTTTCTCATTCTTCTTTGCAACGACCATTTCGTAGCCAATCAAAGTGTTCTTCATGTCCTACCAGACTCTTGgcatgtttgaattttgactatATCCCAATCTTGCTGTCGTTGACTAGAAtgggaaaaaaaatgaatttaaatagaaatttttattataaaaaattgtttgttgAGTTAACATTTAATCTTACTAAAAGCACTTCTATGACTGATGAATCAATGCAAATGTAACATAAGAATTAGTAACAAACAAATTATTAGCAATGTAATTTACTCATCACTACTTCATGAGAATGATTATGagaaacttaaaataaatacaccCTTAAGAAATACTCCATTGGAAATATAGGAAATATACTTTTTACAAGTTTTAATCAAGTCAAAGTTTGAAAGCAAAGTCTACATTAAGTAAAATCAATTCTAATACTTACCAACCTAAACAGactaattttcaatttcattcatAGTGtccaaatttttttacaatacaaGATGTTAAATTTCATGAATCATGTAAATAAACTTCTTCTCatatttatatcattattaCAATGTAGAGGTCACCTTGTTTCACCTCTAACATTGAGAAGTGATTGAGGTGAATTAGCAAAAGAGAACAAACTAGTATCAATATCTCTATTTCCAATATAAGAACTTGAACTCATCTTATCAAATGAAGAAGATGCAAGTGAATGCAAGAATTCATCAAACCCTTCTTGTCGTTCCATACTTCCTGGCTTTCTCAAATCATTTGGCAACTCAACTTCTCCATCCAAAATCCTCACAACTTGTCTCATACTAGGCCTTATAGTAGGAACATCATTTGAACATATCAATCCTAATTTCAACACCATAATCACCTCACTTTCATCAAAATCACCATTTAATTTAGGATCAACTACTTCAAGTGCTCTTCCTTCTTTGAACCTTTCCCAAACCCAATCCACCAAAACTAACTCTTCTTGTAATGCTTTAGGTTCAATAGGCCTTCTTCCACAAGCAACTTCAAGAAGAAGTGCCCCAAATGCAAAAACATCGGAACCCGTTGTTGCTCTTCCAGTTCTAGGTAACTCAGGCGCCAAATAGCCTAAGGTTCCAACAACTCTTGTTGTTCCTGGATTAGCACCATGTTCATACAACCTAGCCAAACCAAAATCACCTAATCTTCCATTGAGTTCAAAATCTAAAAGCACATTGCTAGCTTTAACATCTCTATGTATCACAACTTGCTCATAACCTTCATGTAGATATAAAAGACCCGAAGCGACACCCTTTATAATCTTAAACCTTTGTTCCCAACTCAGCACAAATTCTGTCTTATCAAACAAGTACTTTTCTAAGCTTCCATTAGCCATGAAATCGTACACGAGTAGTAGGTCGCCTTTGCGGCGACACCACCCAAGTAACTGAACCAAATTCCGATGTCGAAGCCGGCCTATGCTAGCGATTTCCGACACAAATTCTCTCAACCCTTGTTTTGATTCATGTGAAACTCTCTTAACAGCTACTTGTACCCTTGAATTCGGCAATGTCCCTTTGTAAACTCTTCCAAAACCGCCCTGCCCAAGTAACCCTTTCTCCTTGAAACCTTTTGTTGCTTTCTTGAGCTCTTGATAGGAATACCTATGTGGACCAACTTCAAGCTCCCATGCTTCTATCACATCAGCATTCTTGATTTTCCTATAAAGGTAAAAACCAATTCCTATAGAACACAATGCAATTACCAAAGCGGTTACCGAAACACCAGTTATCAAAGAAgtgtttttcttctttggtTGTCGAAGTTGTGGTAATGAAGACAAATCAAGAAATGGTGCAGGACCATTGATTTTAAAGCTCCAACCCAATAAATAGTGAGAGCTAGCAAGTAAACCAGTTGAAGCAGAGAAACCAACATACATAGTATCAAGAAGAATAGGTGACAAATCCATATGAACAGACAAAATTGGTTTTTTGGGTTTGTTTGAAGTTGGAGAAAGTGTAACACTAACAACATTAACCAAAGAGTCATATTCAACCCAAACTAGAATTGGTTTTCCACCTTTAATATTAAGATTTTGTTTAGTTGAATCATCAGTGTAATATTCCGCAGCAACAGAAGCATTTGACACCAAACTATTAATGTCAATTCCAACATGGTTATCATTAATATCACCAAACTCAAAATCTTGAACAGTATCAAACTCAACAGCAAAAAGATGGTTAGTGAAATTACCAGCATCACTAGAATTAAGAAGACCAAGATACTGACTTGGCAAAGCATTGAGATTCTTAGAAGGTGCCAATGTGAAAGCCATTCCATGACCACCTAGTTTAGGATACTCAGGAACAACAGCAATAGCAAAAGATGAAGAAAAGGAGAAAACTTTACCAGTTGTTTTGTTCTTTAGTTGAAAAGGTAAAGGGTAAAAAGCATGACCCATTAACCTACTTGTTTCATTTGTCAACCTTAATACTCCATTTTTTTCAATCTCTGCAATTCCATTTAAGGTTATATTGTTAGGACCAACATCCTTAAATCCTGTGTATATGAGTTGGTCAACTTGGGATGAAATTGGGACAAAATGGAAGAGAAAAAATGGTATGAAGAATTGAAGAAGGGTTTGCATGATGAAATTGAAAGGGATGTAGTGTGAGGTTGGAAGGAGCATACTAGGTTTATGTTTGAGTTGAGATTAATGAAAGTTGGTAAAGTAGATCTGAGAAAGGAATATGAAGGAAATATTAATTGTTCACATGGGCCAGCAGTTATAGAGTGAAAGGGAATGCTTTTTTTGGGGGTATGGTATGGCTCATCAAAAGTCTAATCTTTCAATAAAGGTATAAAAAAGAAGCATGTTGAGACAAAGGAGTACTAATAGTAATACCCCATCTCTATCTTTTTAGCTAATGTATGcctcttttaataaataaataagttatataCAATTGAAAAGAAATTGTGGTTGTCAAAATGACTCAAACCACCTGTAGAcatgagattttttttaaggaaaactACAATACATATCATATTTTAAGAAATTGTTAACgagtattttaaatatattgtttataaaatttaatattttttatttttttattatagaaattattaacaaaatgcAGATATTAATAAAAGTTGTTGGAGTAATCAGTTTGTTTAAAATATGtggtatttttgtaaaattatttttattgattattgatataatgagagaaaaaataatttattatttttaatgataaattagatataattagtttataaaaaattattaatgtatattgaattttgtgaatgattttacatTAAAGGATAAACAAAAGTGAAAAAGATGGCTTATAATTAAGGATAAATTATGTAATAAGTTTTATTGAAAGTaggatttatttattataatattctacttcttttaaaagtagttaaaatGTCTTTCTTTTCACGTCTCTGAgctaaataaatgtattttttgtgtACTAGGAGATTGTATTTCGAGGACATTTATTcaactatgtttttttttttttaatttaatatattttattttattaataatattttgtttctttaaatattttaattatttttaatttattaaataaacaattgttcaattgttaaaatgaaaaaataaatttgaaaacgTGTATATGATCGCATCCCCGATGCGACTTCTTACCGTACCAAATACTTTTTTCTTCAATgaaagagttaaaaaaaataggaaagtttaatctatattttttcaTAGCAATGCATTTTAGTTCCTTAAGAAAACTATTACAATAAATTATCTTTTCCATGAATCCTAAATAtatgtaataatatttatatttgtcttgCGAAtgattcatataaaaaattacaagtaGTTTATCAcaatgttatttaaatttttatgtaaaaaaacaTTACGAGATATACTactgatgaatttttttttctaattaattgatttgtaaaagacgattttttaattgattgaaaataataaatgtttgtTCTGTGTATAATTtataccaaaaatattttttataagtttaattttttcatattttacatgaaaatattgcaataattgaaacaaataaaacaacatatttttaattggttGCATGttattcttctaaaaaaaattgaaccaaGTGGATCTGTTAcacttttatattatatattacaaCTATGTAAAAGCTCTGggtttttttactttaatatatttcaaaataatttattaaattactctCTTTTCAAAGgtatatactaatttttttttttcagttataAATcgttatagaaaaattattttaagaaaatcacTTTTACAAACccgaatttttttaaagaaattattatttacaaatacaatttataacttagaaaaaaaatgattatcttaatatatagttttaaaaataaaataatttaataattttttttttcaattatagattattgaaaagaaagaagaaaaaaaacaaaagctGTAGTTGGTATATAATTTCCTATCGGTAGTCCATTGATCAagaatgaatattttaattgaatataaatgaAGTTGATAGTAGAGTGTAGTATAAATGCACTTATACCCTTTAAATTATGTGGCAGTAAACAAAATAAAGGTTAGTGATGATAATTCTAATGTATGGAgctaaatgtaaatatttttatatgagtaatttaaatcaaaatattttatttatcttaaattaGAATACTATCTCCTtgtcttaaattttatttttaaaagaaattagttTGTTTAAACAATACTTGTGCATAAACGCCGAGACGAATCTTTCCTGCCAACCTAAAACCTTAAGATTTAAAATGTTCCAACTACTTTGACTactgatgaatttttttttctaattaattgatttgtaaaagacgattttttaattgattgaaaataataaatgtttgtTCTGTGTATAATTtataccaaaaatattttttataagtttaattttttcatattttacatgaaaatattgcaataattgaaacaaataaaacaacatatttttaattggttGCATGttattcttctaaaaaaaattgaaccaaGTGGATCTGTTAcacttttatattatatattacaaCTATGTAAAAGCTCTGggtttttttactttaatatatttcaaaataatttattaaattactctCTTTTCAAAGgtatatactaatttttttttttcagttataAATcgttatagaaaaattattttaagaaaatcacTTTTACAAACccgaatttttttaaagaaattattatttacaaatacaatttataacttagaaaaaaaatgattatcttaatatatagttttaaaaataaaataatttaataattttttttttcaattatagattattgaaaagaaagaagaaaaaaaacaaaagctGTAGTTGGTATATAATTTCCTATCGGTAGTCCATTGATCAagaatgaatattttaattgaatataaatgaAGTTGATAGTAGAGTGTAGTATAAATGCACTTATACCCTTTAAATTATGTGGCAGTAAACAAAATAAAGGTTAGTGATGATAATTCTAATGTATGGAgctaaatgtaaatatttttatatgagtaatttaaatcaaaatattttatttatcttaaattaGAATACTATCTCCTtgtcttaaattttatttttaaaagaaattagttTGTTTAAACAATACTTGTGCATAAACGCCGAGACGAATCTTTCCTGCCAACCTAAAACCTTAAGATTTAAAATGTTCCAACTACTTTGAGACGTAAGTATAGGGAAAAACATGTATAGAAATTAAATTGGGTAGTTGTTTATAATacaattactttatttatttaaaagaaattgcCCTTGGGGACAATGATTTGATTTCAACACCAAACGAATAGTTAAGACTGAAACATTATTGCAAAgccttatttgattatttattggTGGGGGTGCCAAGGGAtgaagaatataattttaaaagatatcTTGTGATTGAAGGAGGCGGCGATTTGGTAAAGGAGAGAAAGTCTCCAAGTCATCCACTTCTATCGCTTCCGCGCGAGTTAGTCTAACATTCTCTTTTTGTGGGAAATAGAACTCAAATTCACGATTATAATTAATACAACAAACCCATTTGCTAACTtcatactaaaaatataatattttataaaaaaatatatatagtggTGGAAATAATTCAGAATTTGCATATATAGATCCGAATTTGTATAAATACatcacatttatttaaatattaaagtatattactattaaaagttttattttaagatttggactaaagtttaatataatttattagcatattaaaatatttattttttgtattaaatcttttgaaaaggacattttatatatatctaaAAAGACAAATAGGTCAATAACGTCAATCTTTTTAACTTTTTGCAACAGACTTAATGTATATATGaacaacaattataaataaaataaaagaataaaacacCATCTTTGAATTTATAGTATAATAGTTTTGAGAGAAAAGAATAAGTATAGACATCGAAAAGTGGAACCAAAAcattataaatcaaatttttaatcaaGAGTTTTTATtgcataaatataaatagttttttttaaagacataaaataaagagtcttttttataaaaatctgaagagtcttttattttattataaacatatatataaatattatatttcaattatatatatacgaGTCAACTTGTTAAGTctaataaactttttaaaaaagttaagtttaaaatatttaaataaataagattttttttttaaatttgagtcTAGTATTTTTACTAAATGGATTATGTCGAGTCAAACTTTTAATAGACCAGACCATTTGCCTCTTACGAATGATATGACCTTTTGCCACCTTAGTCTTACATATGTCACATTTACAACAAGAAAATGGTCAAAAAAGAATGGCTTTTTCCATAATAAGTGTCACATTCTTTAATGACTTTTTTTACAATAAGTGTCACATtctttaatgaattaatattatatgtgtTACTTCTAATTTACTATATTCatcactttatatttataataattgtattttctatttaatattaCGTGTGTCATTCATAATTTACTATTCTCTGTTTCATTTATATgttttcttaatatatttaaaatggtGATATGTGAgtaagatttaaaaattatgacaaTTGATTCCAGCAATAAATTGGGGCAAAGCCCTGGGTTgctattaattatttgaattttaatcttttatttgttttttgacaAGAAGGATACCTCAATAAACAAGTATATCACATGTAATCGAATATGAAATACAAGGTGGACATTCTTCGATCTACATAAAGTTAGGAGAGTTTAAAGCAAACTTACCTAAATTATGTGTTGAAACATTTGTACTTCTTTTTAAATGAGTGACCTCATAATTGGAGaacaaaactaataaattgttgcAATCAAGAATAATAGCTCCAAAATAAGATAGATCATGATTCGAATTTCGAATTGCTTTGGAAACATTAAATGAATCTCTTTACAAAATGATGTTTTGGGAAAACCAGATATCCGCATTTGGTAGTATAGTAATATTTCAAGTTGTATTAACCAAAATAAATTCTTTATAGTCTCAGGTGATTGTGCCAATTCCCCAGTTGTCTTGATCACGCCCGACATCGATATGTATCTTGTAAATATTTCCCCTAATAATGGTGATTTTAATCATTAAACAAAAAGTGTAgcatatattttgtatttttctacATGACATgtttgtaatatattaaaacaaactatATTGTTGTTGATACATCAAATTATTGTATCTATATTGTTTTTGGTAAAAAAGAGGGCCAAAAGCCTAAGAAAGAACAATAAAGACAACTAAAAAGTTAAGCACTTACCCTTAATCGTGCAAGTCTAGAAAATATTATCTAAGATgagtattttaatttcaatagaaGGGGACTCCAAAGCAAGAAGATTACAAGAATATGAAGTAAGACTAAAGTTTATCAACCAATCAACGCTGCAATTGTCTTCACACCAAATGTTGAGGATTTGAGTATGTCAATCACTTCAAAGTATTAATAATCACATCAATGATATTTTGAGTCATTTTCCACAATTAGATGGGAAAGACATTCCCTCAAAGCCATGTCAAGCTCAAAGACATGCTCCACATCCTAGCTTGTAGTGCATCATAAACTTCAATCTTTCTGCTAAACTTTTTGACTCATTTGCTATCGGAGCTCCGAAGTAACCTTCTACATCCTAAAAGCTCACCATTTCCTTTGCATGCGTCATCATTGATGAGTTTCCCTCAACCATTGCGAGGTTACTTCCACCCAATAAAGATAGTATACTTGTGAGAGTAAGACATGTTTTTAATTGAGTATTTAAACTCTTCAATGTCCTTAATGAACTTTTAGATGGCGTATATTGGATTAACGGGTCTCTGAAATCCTTCTtcaaatatagttttatttgcCTTACCTATAAATGTGAGTAAGTTGTCATGAAAGTTGTTTGTCACTTATCATCGGGAGCTTCATTCGCAATGTTATTGAGGTTGTTGAAAGCTCAGTCCTTGCAATCAAAAGAGAGAAAATGAGTTAATAAATTTTGAGGTATAAGTCTAGTCCATATATGTCTTGCATTAGTGCAGTCACACAACATACAGAAAATAGCCTCCTCTTCAATCCCACAACAAGTGTATATGGATAATATTACCACCACCAATTGCTCATACAATAAGTATCTTGAATATAATCATGAGTCACCAATCACATTAACGTTTGAAACCGATGCAGCCCAATCCCATTCCCCCTCTAGTAAGATTTTCATTAAGGAAATTGTAGGCGCGCTTTGAACCAATAATTGGTGAGTATTATTACCACTCCACCCAAATGAATTAGGCATGTCTGTGCAAAAAACAGTCACTCTGGTAGCAATGTTATCCAAAAGAATCTTAAAAAACATTGTACTCCAAATTTTGAGTAGCATCAATCATACCATTGACATTTATAGTAGTGTCCACAAAGGGCTTGGTAGCAACATGAATGAGTGAGGCACAACACtcataaaatttcatattgaATAAAAGATACTAAAAATTTAATACATGactctttatatatatagatcTTAGAagaagattaattaattaacttaaacTCTAATtacctttatatttatatttctaaacaCTATTAGCTtgtataatttaacaaaaacagTATCTAAAATTACATCATTccgttatatattatttattacttaAATCTTCGATAATTTCTTGTGAAAAACTAGCAAtccataaaaataaacatttaaaaatgtTGATAATAGTTTATAATTCTTCTTGCATTCTCTTTCTCTAataccaaataaaatatttatctatcaAAATGAATCTTGCAAACAAAtcctaaatttcaaaatattaaatctatAGAAGTACGtgcactacgccaaaaatgacatttaacagcgctcattttacagcgcttgctaaacacaagcgctgttgtaattatattttaaaaataacggaacctattacagcgcttttgattcaaagcgctgtaaaacaagcgttgtagtaggtcatataacgtttgcgcatcacgttataaggcttttacagcgcttgtcaaaaaagcgctgtaaaaggaagcgctttcgcgtatcagttacagcgcttttttcacaagcgctgtaacacacatgcgctttcattgaatttaactacctattacagcgcttttttcacaagcgctgtaaaacacatgcgttttcattgaatttaactacctattacagcgcttttttcacaagcgctgtaaaacacatgcgctttcattgaatttaactacctattacagcgcttttttcacaagcgctgtaaaatacatgcgctttcattgaatttaactacctattacagcgcttttttcacaagcgctgtaaaacacatgcgctttcattgaatttaactacctattacagcgcttttttcacaagcgctatAAAANNNNNNNNNNNNNNNNNNNNNNNNNNNNNNNNNNNNNNNNNNNNNNNNNNNNNNNNNNNNNNNNNNNNNNNNNNNNNNNNNNNNNNNNNNNNNNNNNNNNNNNNNNNNNNNNNNNNNNNNNNNNNNNNNNNNNNNNNNNNNNNNNNNNNNNNNNNNNNNNNNNNNNNNNNNNNNNNNNNNNNNNNNNNNNNNNNNNNNNNNNNNNNNNNNNNNNNNNNNNNNNNNNNNNNNNNNNNNNNNNNNNNNNNNNNNNNNNNNNNNNNNNNNNNNNNNNNNNNNNNNNNNNNNNNNNNNNNNNNNNNNNNNNNNNNNNNNNNNNNNNNNNNNNNNNNNNNNNNNNNNNNNNNNNNNNNNNNNNNNNNNNNNNNNNNNNNNNNNNNNNNNNNNNNNNNNNNNNNNNNNNNNNNNNNNNNNNNNNNNNNNNNNNNNNNNNNNNNNNNNNN from Cicer arietinum cultivar CDC Frontier isolate Library 1 chromosome 3, Cicar.CDCFrontier_v2.0, whole genome shotgun sequence encodes:
- the LOC101493487 gene encoding L-type lectin-domain containing receptor kinase S.4, which translates into the protein MLLPTSHYIPFNFIMQTLLQFFIPFFLFHFVPISSQVDQLIYTGFKDVGPNNITLNGIAEIEKNGVLRLTNETSRLMGHAFYPLPFQLKNKTTGKVFSFSSSFAIAVVPEYPKLGGHGMAFTLAPSKNLNALPSQYLGLLNSSDAGNFTNHLFAVEFDTVQDFEFGDINDNHVGIDINSLVSNASVAAEYYTDDSTKQNLNIKGGKPILVWVEYDSLVNVVSVTLSPTSNKPKKPILSVHMDLSPILLDTMYVGFSASTGLLASSHYLLGWSFKINGPAPFLDLSSLPQLRQPKKKNTSLITGVSVTALVIALCSIGIGFYLYRKIKNADVIEAWELEVGPHRYSYQELKKATKGFKEKGLLGQGGFGRVYKGTLPNSRVQVAVKRVSHESKQGLREFVSEIASIGRLRHRNLVQLLGWCRRKGDLLLVYDFMANGSLEKYLFDKTEFVLSWEQRFKIIKGVASGLLYLHEGYEQVVIHRDVKASNVLLDFELNGRLGDFGLARLYEHGANPGTTRVVGTLGYLAPELPRTGRATTGSDVFAFGALLLEVACGRRPIEPKALQEELVLVDWVWERFKEGRALEVVDPKLNGDFDESEVIMVLKLGLICSNDVPTIRPSMRQVVRILDGEVELPNDLRKPGSMERQEGFDEFLHSLASSSFDKMSSSSYIGNRDIDTSLFSFANSPQSLLNVRGETR